From uncultured Pseudodesulfovibrio sp.:
ACTCACTGATCCTTGCGGGAACGCCGTTGTACGCCGCTCATGTCAGCGCAGATGGCGCATGGATTCTTGTGGAATCCCGCTTTGCCTTCGGATGGGTACCTGCCCGAGAAATCGCTTGGGTGGATGACACTTTTGCCGCCGCATACAAAACCGGGGCATACAAAACTCTCACCACTGACAATGCTCCCGTAACGGATGAAGATGGCAACCATTGCTTCATCGCACATATCGGAACATTAATCCCCGTAACTCCCGCCACACAAGACCAACCGGAAGCCTTCATAATCCCGATCCGTGATCGCCACGGAAACGCTATCGCTGTCCACGCGACACTGCCACAAAGGACAACGGAGACAGCACCGATCCCGGCCACTCCCGCCAATTTCACCAAGCTGGCAAATGCCATGCTCGGCCTGCAATACGGCTGGGGCGGATTGTATGAGAATCGAGATTGTTCGGCCACAACCATGGACCTGATGGCCGCTTTCGGTATCTTTTTGCCACGCAATTCCAGCCAGCAAATCAAATTTGGCAAATTGACCCTCTTGGAAAACTTAGACTCCGATGAAAAAAAGGAACTGATCGTGGAAAGAGCTGTTCCGTTCATGACACTGGTCCGTAAACCCGGACATATCATGCTCTACATCGGCAGTCGCGATGACGAACCCATCGTCTTGCATTCGGTATGGGGCGTAAAAACCAAAGTCGGCGACGGCTATGGCCGAAAGATTATCGGAACCACAGCCATCACAACACTGGAACCGGGACTGGAACTGGACAATCTAGCCACAACCCTGCTCGATTCCGTGTCCCGCATTTCGACCTTGCCGTAAACCGGCATCCCCTCATCATTCTTCGCCTTCGAGGCCGTCCCACCGCTCTCGACGGACATAATTGCTTATATTCCGATCTCGTTGTTCACGTATCCAACGGTGTAAATCCTCTGGAAGTGCCCGCCACGCGCCCTTGTCTTCCCGCTTCCATGCCGGCAACCCCTTATCGCGAACCAATTCTATGATGTTTCACGAATTTTCCCCGACCGCGTCACAAATCTCACGCGCACCTTTCAAACATATGTCCTGAGATTTTAGCATCATTCTTCAACCCTCACCACAAAAGACAGTTGACCACCCAGCCGATCCAAAAATTCACGAAAAGCGGATCGCGATTGCATGATCCCCCGAGAACCTTCAAGAAAACCAAAATTCCTGCCGAGTAAAATACACCCATGGGTATCACCCACTACATTGCCGGGATGAAACAGAATATGAGATCTCCCCGGCACATCAGATACTTCATACGTCCGTCCGAAAGAATGCGAATCCACCCGGCTGCATAAGTATTCACCCGCAGGAATACACGACTTGTCTGGCTGGTTACCACGATCCGGTGGCTCCAAAGTCACGCACAGAACCTGTCCATTCAAACGTAAAACCCCGAAGGTTCCTTCAACTCCTTTTTCCAAACGCACAATGTCTACTTTTTCCATAAAATCCCACCTCTTTTTTGACAAATTTCAATTTGTTTTTTTGTGACATAGTCAATTGTCTATTTGAAAGTCAACAAAATTTGTCACAATCGTTTAGACATTTACCAATTTTTATGTATAAACAGGCCAACCATTAACTCAAATAAGAGGATCTCATGGGATTCACCGACGATGTGCGACAAGCACTCATTGACCGCATCGGTCCTGGTAAACGATACTCCAACAACAAACGGATGGCAGACGAACTCGGAGTCGACCCATCCCAACTTAATCGCTTTCTAAAAAAGGAACGGGGTCTGAATTCGGAATCTCTCGGTCACATTCTGGACAAGGTGGGTATCTCCGTCATCTTCGGAGACGAACCGACAGATGCCTCAAGGGAAGTTTGCTTCACTCTGCCGGGCGGAAGCGAATCCGAAGCGGCAATGCCTGAACCGCAATCAGACGATTACATGGCTGTTCCACTCGTCACACCAACCCTTGCGGTCTCCCCCGGCCTCATCCCTGAAGACAACGTCGAAGGATGGATATTGGTATGGCGACATCAGGAATCCATCCGCTTCCGATCAAATCTGGTCGCTGTGAAAATCGGAGTCGGAGAGCACTCCATGGAACCTATACTTCATGCCGGTGACATCGTCATTGTTGACCGCAATGATCGAGACCCCAGTCCCGCCGGAAAAATCATGCTCGTCCGCGAACCCGGTGCAACCGGCGCAATCAACATCAAACGAGTCAACACCAGACGCCTTGATGATGATGTGGAATTGATTTTCTATTCGGAAAACAATCGTGAACACCCTCCCATGACGTATCGACTAAAACACGATTTCCAAGGGGACATTGCTCACGCCATCGGGGGCAATGTGGTTTGGGCCTGGAACGACATGTCCAGAAAATAGTTATCCAACACCACAAAGGAAACCATGTTAGACTATCGACAACTTTTGATAAAAAGCCTGTACGGGACGTTCTCCCTACTCCTTATCGGCCTTCTGGCAGTTCCTGTCCAAGCTACGGAAACGACTGACGCGGCTCTTGCCTCTGAAATCGCCGCAATGCTGCTCAGTCAGGACCCAACGGAACGCGCCGCGGGAATTGAGGCCTTATCTGAAAATGGGCAGGGGTGCATGGGGTGTTTCCTCAAAATCGCCGACAACGGGACAACGGATCAACGACGCGGTGCTGTTATCGCTCTGGCTCTCCTCCCTGTACCGGAGTTGGCAACAAACGGTTTACTCAAGGCTTTGAATGATAAAGACGCCACCGTCCGCAGTCTGGCTGCACACGCATTGGCAAAAATCGGAGAAGCTGCTGCCGCACCAACCACCAGTCTCCTGCTTCATCCCAACGAACAGGTGCGAAACGGCGCAGCGCTGGCTCTCAGCAAAATGGGTACATCCGCAATTCCCGCCTTGACGACCATGCTCAAAATGGATGATCCCTTTGCCAAAGCAAAAGCGGCCTGGCTACTGGGCAGAATGGGCCACGAGGCTTTATCCGCCGCACCAGCTCTCATTCGCGCACTCAACGACAGTGACATGCGTATCATCCATGTCCTCTGTGAGAGCCTTGATCTGATCGGCCCGAATCCAGCAGTCGTCTACCACGAAATGACACTGATCGGTATTTCCGACAGCCAATGTCCGGTTAAACAAATAGGAACCTATGCGGCTCCCTCTTTGGTCAGGATTCTGACCAGACCAGGTACTCCCATGGGGAATATAGCCCTCTATACCCTCGCCCGCATGGGCAGGGTTGCCGAGCCAGCCCTCAAAGCGATCCTTGCAACCGGCACCGATGGTCAAAAAATCGCAGCTGCCCTGCTGTTAACCGGGATAGACCCGGAACTGGCAAACACGCTGCCAAAAAAACTACGCCGGTCCATGACCGGAGCACTGCATACCCAATAACACTGGAGTCACCATGACAGAACTTATTTACGCACTGATCTGCTCGGACCTCATCATCGATAAAGATTCGAGTTCCACATCTTTTATTCGCACCATCGAACATGCCGTTGTTCCCGAACTCCCGGCCACCCTGCCGTCAATCTATTTTGCCAGCCTGTGGGACCTCGAAAACAGTGGAGAGAAACCTTTTACGGTGTCCTTGAACCTCATTCCTCCCACAGGAGAGTCCATCACGCTGGGAATGCAGGAAATCACTCCCGGAGGCACCATGCTCCACAAAATGAATTTCCAACTTCCTGGCTTACGTGTGGAAACTGAAGGCAAACATGTTATTTCCGTTGCAATAAAAGCAGAAGGAGACTGGGAAACATTGGCTCGGCTCCCGATATTTGTTTTTAAAAGCGACAACGAATAGCTTTCTCTGAATAATTAATCCTTTGCAAAGCAATAGGCCATGTAGTGCATCTTTTTTTGATGTATTACATGGCCTTTTATTTGGTGGGTCAAATGTAACAGAAGAAAAGAGTACAAACTTTGTCTAGTACGTGTCTTTACTAAGCAAAATTTTTTAGAATATTTTACTAATTTTTCAAAGTAAAATAGGCTATTACGTATAAAAAAAGTTAGTTTTAACTGGACATTCAAACACGCCTGACATAGCCATCTATCATCGATTCGATATTTATAGATAACCACATCGTATATGCAGTATTACTGTACTACTCAAGTTGAAAAGGATTACAGATGCGCCAAGTCATACTCATGATATTCAAGGGGACACGACGACTCCCCACAGTCAGGGAGCTTGAATCCAAAGGCATTCAGGTTTCCTCTGCCGTTGCTAGAGGAAGACCTATAAAAATCGACTCCAGCCACCACACGGATGGCATGGCAACAACATGTTGTACAAAAAACCATTTGCAGAAAGACAAAACAGACGAATCCAAAATTTGATATTGTTTCAAACCGGACAAAAAAGGCCCTGACACAAAACTGCATCAGGGCCTTTGATTCCATCCGTCATCGATGAATATTATAAAATATCTTCGTACCCTTTCACAGCCTCATCCACAGGAGCACCTTCGTGAACAATACGATTAAGGACTTCCACCAACCGTGTAGGATTCGAATGCTGAAAAACATTTCGTCCAACAGACAAACCGGCACCGCCAGCGTCAATTGACGTTCTGACTATATCCAAAAAATCACGGGTGGACTTCATTTTAGCGCCACCAGCAATAACCACGGGCACACAAGCACATTCCACCACACGAGCAAAGCTCTCGGCATCTCCGGGATAGTTGACCTTGACGACATCCGCGCCCAACTCCGCGCCCACACGAGCACAATGCGCTACGGCCTGAGGGTCATACTCGTCAGCGACCTTCGGCCCCCGAGCATAGACCATTGCGAGAAGAGGCATACCCCATTCAGAGGCCGAAGCTGCAACCCGGCCAAGATCAGTCAACATCTGCCCTTCTGTTTCATCGCCCAAGTTTACATGGACACTGACTCCATCCGCACCGAGACGAATTGCTTCTTCCACGGTCGTCACCAACCGCTTCATGTTGGGAAACGGCGACAGACAGGTCCCGGCAGACAAATGAACAATACATCCAAAATCACGGCCCTGCATACGGTGACCAAGCTTGACCTGTCCCTTATGCACGAGACCGGCATTAGCTCCGCCCGCCACCAAATTCGTCACGGCGTCCCGCATTTTCTCAAGTCCGGCAATAGGGCCGACCGTGACCCCGTGATCCATAGGGACAATAATGGTCCGTTTGGTGTCGCGATTGAATATACGTTCCAAACGGATGGCTTTTCCGATATGCATCCTGCACCTCGCTCATGGCTGTTTCTGTCATGTTAAAGAATCCACGTTCACATAATACACTCGGCCCAAAGATGGAAGGGCAAACCCTCCGCTTCAAACAACGCCCCATTTCTTTCCAACCGGAGTTGTTGACGAAACACACAATACACGACTATTCTTTCATAGAGCGGCGGTATATGCAGAGGAAACTGGTACAAAAGTGACAGCCCAAAGGGGATTATAATGAGTGACGAAAGGACCTACGAATCCGTATTTGTAGCCCGCCAGCCCGTCTTTGATGCGAACAATGAGACCTGGGGCTACATGATGCTCTTCAGGGATAGCAAAGACGCCGATCGAGCCATTTTTGCCGACAATTCCGAAGCCACCATGAACCTTGTGGCCAATCTTCCCCTCTGCGGTGGTGCCTGCGGCAATCAGGCCAGACTCATGATTCACTTCACTCCCGAGGCTATCATTCGAGGTGTCCCCTATGCCGTTCCTTGGGACAACACCGTTATCATCCTTGAAGAAATGGCCGACCCTGACGACACGCTTATCGTGGCCCTCGGCGACCTGCTTATTGACGGCTATGAGTTTGCCATCAACAACTTTGAGGGTAAGCCCGGTTGCGAACGACTGGCAGAACTGGCCGACACCCTGATTATTGATCTTGAGGGTAAAGACGAAGCCGACATAAAAGCCATTGTCTCACAAGGAAAAAAATTCGGCCCGAGTAGAATGATCGCTAAACGAGTGGAAACAAATGACGACCTGGCAGTAGCAAAAGATGCCGGTTTTACTTTATTTCACGGTTTCTATTTCAAGAGACCACTGATCAAGACTGGCCGAAAAATCAATTCATCCGAAACAACCCGCCTGAAACTTTTCGAAATCATCGAAAAAGACGAACCGGATTTCGACGCACTGGCCCTCGCCATTGAAGCGGATGTGGCGATCAGCTATCGGTTGCTCAACTTTCTCAACTCGGCAAACTTCAGTTTTGCCACCACGGTCACCTCCATAAAACAGGCTGTTGTCCTGACAGGATGGAAACCCATCCGCAATTGGCTCAGACTTATCATCCTCACGGATCTGGCCCCGTCTGAAAAGACACAAGAACTCGCTTATCTGTCAGCACATCGAGCCAAACTTTTTGAAACGGCCGCTCTGGGAAGTGGTTACGAAAACGACTCGGACAAACTTTTCATGGTCGGACTATTCTCTCTGCTTGACGCCATGCTCAACACGCCCATGAAAGAAATCACCACCCACTTACCGGTAGATAAAGAAGTTAAAGCGACTTTGTGTAACAAAAAGACCAAATACTCCCCATGGCTCGACTTAGCCAAAGCCATCGAAGCCTCGAACTGGGAAGAAGTCGGAGACCGTGCCAAGGCACTCAACTTACTCCCCGGCACTGTAGCCGTCAGTTATCAGCATGCCTTCACCTGGGCCGACGCTTTTTTTGCATCCTCAACCAGCGGGAAATAGTAACAGGAGCACCCACAACTCCATGTTCCTCACCAGACGCGATTTTCTCACTTCGCTGATTGGCCTCGGTGCAATACCAGCCCCCCTG
This genomic window contains:
- a CDS encoding DUF5675 family protein, which codes for MEKVDIVRLEKGVEGTFGVLRLNGQVLCVTLEPPDRGNQPDKSCIPAGEYLCSRVDSHSFGRTYEVSDVPGRSHILFHPGNVVGDTHGCILLGRNFGFLEGSRGIMQSRSAFREFLDRLGGQLSFVVRVEE
- a CDS encoding HEAT repeat domain-containing protein — encoded protein: MLDYRQLLIKSLYGTFSLLLIGLLAVPVQATETTDAALASEIAAMLLSQDPTERAAGIEALSENGQGCMGCFLKIADNGTTDQRRGAVIALALLPVPELATNGLLKALNDKDATVRSLAAHALAKIGEAAAAPTTSLLLHPNEQVRNGAALALSKMGTSAIPALTTMLKMDDPFAKAKAAWLLGRMGHEALSAAPALIRALNDSDMRIIHVLCESLDLIGPNPAVVYHEMTLIGISDSQCPVKQIGTYAAPSLVRILTRPGTPMGNIALYTLARMGRVAEPALKAILATGTDGQKIAAALLLTGIDPELANTLPKKLRRSMTGALHTQ
- a CDS encoding HDOD domain-containing protein produces the protein MSDERTYESVFVARQPVFDANNETWGYMMLFRDSKDADRAIFADNSEATMNLVANLPLCGGACGNQARLMIHFTPEAIIRGVPYAVPWDNTVIILEEMADPDDTLIVALGDLLIDGYEFAINNFEGKPGCERLAELADTLIIDLEGKDEADIKAIVSQGKKFGPSRMIAKRVETNDDLAVAKDAGFTLFHGFYFKRPLIKTGRKINSSETTRLKLFEIIEKDEPDFDALALAIEADVAISYRLLNFLNSANFSFATTVTSIKQAVVLTGWKPIRNWLRLIILTDLAPSEKTQELAYLSAHRAKLFETAALGSGYENDSDKLFMVGLFSLLDAMLNTPMKEITTHLPVDKEVKATLCNKKTKYSPWLDLAKAIEASNWEEVGDRAKALNLLPGTVAVSYQHAFTWADAFFASSTSGK
- a CDS encoding 2-amino-3,7-dideoxy-D-threo-hept-6-ulosonate synthase, encoding MHIGKAIRLERIFNRDTKRTIIVPMDHGVTVGPIAGLEKMRDAVTNLVAGGANAGLVHKGQVKLGHRMQGRDFGCIVHLSAGTCLSPFPNMKRLVTTVEEAIRLGADGVSVHVNLGDETEGQMLTDLGRVAASASEWGMPLLAMVYARGPKVADEYDPQAVAHCARVGAELGADVVKVNYPGDAESFARVVECACVPVVIAGGAKMKSTRDFLDIVRTSIDAGGAGLSVGRNVFQHSNPTRLVEVLNRIVHEGAPVDEAVKGYEDIL
- a CDS encoding SH3 domain-containing protein, whose protein sequence is MTRHAIALVLTLLLFAGCAAQDPNAPVLDLIELEQNAGAYHGLPVNSPLISAEAQQQAFDDFLKKHFGPWEQIEPKHPADEAFWGLAVYGHKKLYGENTLLRDPRWILNLTEASQVGTYPSMGRRAIAVTNTNMRVLPTNQPVFYDFKRAGEGFPFDYMQNSLILAGTPLYAAHVSADGAWILVESRFAFGWVPAREIAWVDDTFAAAYKTGAYKTLTTDNAPVTDEDGNHCFIAHIGTLIPVTPATQDQPEAFIIPIRDRHGNAIAVHATLPQRTTETAPIPATPANFTKLANAMLGLQYGWGGLYENRDCSATTMDLMAAFGIFLPRNSSQQIKFGKLTLLENLDSDEKKELIVERAVPFMTLVRKPGHIMLYIGSRDDEPIVLHSVWGVKTKVGDGYGRKIIGTTAITTLEPGLELDNLATTLLDSVSRISTLP
- a CDS encoding S24/S26 family peptidase, coding for MGFTDDVRQALIDRIGPGKRYSNNKRMADELGVDPSQLNRFLKKERGLNSESLGHILDKVGISVIFGDEPTDASREVCFTLPGGSESEAAMPEPQSDDYMAVPLVTPTLAVSPGLIPEDNVEGWILVWRHQESIRFRSNLVAVKIGVGEHSMEPILHAGDIVIVDRNDRDPSPAGKIMLVREPGATGAINIKRVNTRRLDDDVELIFYSENNREHPPMTYRLKHDFQGDIAHAIGGNVVWAWNDMSRK